Proteins encoded within one genomic window of Micromonospora halotolerans:
- a CDS encoding transglycosylase SLT domain-containing protein codes for MADGEQRSTVRPLRPAAPPDGGAGPVPRPRRDTTPARAGGPEAEPKTQPAEPKTEPPAPKTELVDPKATPVEPKTESAEPDATSAGGEAASADKTAAGRRRRVPFAHAVRMPPPRQLAVGAARATRAWSRRPSGRTTLPGLFLLALVAATATAGAVLVPAAVRKPQPVAVDATRNAPVQGVPQAGVVPGAPVGPGATGLPGTVGPTGTAVPGGTPTGPVAPTPGRPADALAAWAQQVSATTGIPPVAMQAYGYAELVLAQTNRSCQLSWTTLAAIGYVESRHGSANKATLRPDGVAAPEIVGAPLDGQGGRSRILDTDQGQLDHDPVYDKALGPMQFIPSTWQEIGADADNDDVKNPHDIDDAALAAGRYLCKGGRNMTIPGDWWGAILSYNDVRRYAQDVFNKADEYGRLSGT; via the coding sequence GTGGCGGACGGCGAGCAGCGATCGACGGTTCGGCCCCTGCGACCGGCCGCGCCGCCCGACGGCGGCGCCGGCCCGGTCCCCCGCCCTCGCCGCGACACGACACCCGCCCGGGCCGGCGGCCCAGAAGCCGAGCCAAAGACACAGCCGGCCGAGCCGAAGACCGAGCCGCCGGCGCCGAAGACGGAGCTGGTTGACCCGAAGGCGACGCCGGTCGAGCCGAAGACGGAGTCGGCCGAGCCGGACGCGACATCGGCCGGTGGGGAGGCCGCCTCGGCGGACAAGACGGCGGCCGGCCGGCGGCGGCGGGTGCCGTTCGCGCACGCGGTCCGGATGCCACCGCCCCGGCAGCTCGCCGTCGGCGCGGCCCGGGCCACCCGCGCCTGGTCGCGCCGTCCCAGCGGGCGCACGACCCTGCCCGGCCTCTTCCTGCTCGCCCTGGTCGCGGCCACCGCCACGGCCGGCGCGGTGCTGGTGCCCGCGGCAGTCCGCAAGCCGCAGCCGGTGGCCGTCGACGCCACCAGGAACGCCCCGGTCCAGGGCGTACCCCAGGCCGGTGTGGTGCCCGGTGCGCCGGTGGGCCCCGGCGCGACCGGGCTGCCGGGCACCGTCGGCCCGACCGGCACGGCCGTCCCCGGTGGCACACCGACAGGGCCGGTGGCTCCCACCCCCGGCCGCCCGGCCGACGCGCTGGCCGCCTGGGCGCAGCAGGTCAGCGCCACCACCGGCATCCCGCCGGTCGCCATGCAGGCGTACGGCTACGCCGAGCTGGTGCTCGCCCAGACCAACCGCAGCTGCCAGCTGAGCTGGACCACGCTGGCCGCGATCGGCTATGTCGAGTCCCGCCACGGCTCGGCCAACAAGGCCACCCTCCGGCCCGACGGCGTCGCCGCGCCGGAGATCGTCGGCGCCCCGCTCGACGGGCAGGGCGGCCGCTCCCGGATCCTCGACACCGACCAGGGGCAGCTCGACCACGACCCGGTCTACGACAAGGCGCTCGGCCCCATGCAGTTCATCCCGAGCACCTGGCAGGAGATCGGCGCGGACGCCGACAACGACGACGTCAAGAACCCGCACGACATCGACGACGCGGCCCTGGCCGCCGGCCGTTACCTCTGCAAGGGCGGCCGGAACATGACCATTCCGGGCGACTGGTGGGGCGCGATCCTCTCCTACAACGATGTGCGCCGCTACGCCCAGGACGTCTTCAACAAGGCCGACGAGTACGGACGGCTGAGCGGTACGTGA
- a CDS encoding FmdB family zinc ribbon protein has protein sequence MPRYEFRCRACGDTFEVNRPMADAGQPASCPQGHADTVKLLSAVAVTGRGGSGPVGGASAPAGGGCCGGACGC, from the coding sequence ATGCCCCGCTACGAGTTCCGCTGCCGCGCCTGCGGCGACACCTTCGAGGTCAACCGCCCGATGGCCGACGCCGGTCAGCCGGCCTCCTGCCCGCAGGGACACGCCGACACGGTGAAGCTGCTCTCCGCCGTCGCGGTCACCGGCCGGGGTGGATCCGGTCCGGTCGGCGGGGCGTCCGCCCCGGCCGGCGGTGGCTGCTGCGGCGGCGCCTGCGGCTGCTGA